A region of Lycium barbarum isolate Lr01 chromosome 1, ASM1917538v2, whole genome shotgun sequence DNA encodes the following proteins:
- the LOC132612979 gene encoding uncharacterized protein LOC132612979: MAKSAYYITPKDGGMYQMRTLLYDTKLKVDEETTMAMAWISFPNLLPTFFVKNALFSLASVVGKPLHLDMATINKTRPNFARLKVLVDLGAKLPKVVNMNITDEKNGKSRLIKVQIQYDVLPKYCKRCKLQGHDEEGCRILHPQLRRTAVEEVEVEGEIEVKKKVDTGNVRNRNYRRPTTILSSGKVVNAFEALSKEGEINEVSERVNLGGNKEEVVGSSSIIGEKELNKGDDPSIIKYQENKQKEINFNKVLDDGGTGEGAITVDTMVNMVRDADTIINNMVSKVIQNEERVGDADKDMSNISKDVAQVVDGVCPDRKIVDCYEVSGVDRDCSSSPLATKSPSKCGDRVEEEIEGEKGLKVEDDVEKK, from the exons ATGGCAAAATCTGCTTACTATATAACACCAAAGGATGGTGGTATGTATCAGATGAGGACATTGTTATATGATACTAAGTTAAAAGTTGATGAGGAGACAACAATGGCCATGGCTTGGATTTCTTTCCCGAATCTACTACCAACATTCTTTGTGAAGAATGCCTTGTTTTCACTTGCCTCAGTAGTGGGCAAGCCTTTGCATTTAGATATGGCTACCATTAATAAGactaggcctaattttgctaggTTGAAAGTCTTAGTTGATCTTGGTGCTAAATTGCCAAAGGTTGTTAACATGAATATTACAGATGAAAAGAATGGGAAGTCTCGATTGATTAAGGTGCAAATCCAATATGATGTTTTGCCAAAGTATTGTAAAAGGTGCAAGCTACAAGGTCATGATGAAGAGGGATGTAGAATTCTACATCCTCAACTTAGAAGAACTGCAGTTGAGGAGGTAGAAGTGGAAGGTGAAATTGAggttaaaaaaaaagttgataCAGGAAATGTCAGAAACAGGAATTATAGGAGGCCAACAACAATTTTGTCTAGTGGGAAA GTGGTCAATGCTTTTGAGGCTCTTTCTAAGGAAGGAGAGATCAATGAGGTTTCTGAGAGGGTGAATTTAGGAGGTAATAAGGAGGAGGTAGTAGGCTCTTCTAGCATAATTGGGGAGAAAGAATTGAATAAAGGCGATGATCCTTCAATTATTAAGTATCAGGAGAACAAACAGAAGGAGATTAATTTTAACAAGGTGTTAGATGATGGAGGGACAGGTGAGGGTGCTATAACTGTTGATACCATGGTTAATATGGTGAGGGATGCTGATACTATTATCAATAACATGGTTTCAAAAGTGATTCAAAATGAAGAGAGGGTAGGTGATGCGGATAAGGATATGAGTAACATCTCCAAAGATGTTGCACAAGTTGTAGATGGTGTTTGTCCAGATAGGAAGATTGTTGATTGTTATGAGGTTTCAGGGGTGGATAGGGATTGTAGTAGTAGTCCTTTGGCTACTAAATCTCCTTCAAAATGTGGTGATAGGGTAGAAGAGGAGATAGAAGGGGAGAAGGGTCTTAAAGTGGAGGATGATGTAGAGAAGAAATAG